From Brachionichthys hirsutus isolate HB-005 chromosome 2, CSIRO-AGI_Bhir_v1, whole genome shotgun sequence, one genomic window encodes:
- the c1ql4a gene encoding complement C1q-like protein 4 has protein sequence MVLILLVAIPLLVHTAKGRNSGNAGSHYEMLGSCRMVCDPYVTSQPGQELTAVSPPPQDYSGKKIKSGFRGSPGIPGPPGARGPPGEPGKPGPQGPPGPGPGGYSPSLYTPKIAFYAGLRKQHEGNEVLKFDDVVTNVGNYYEPSTGKFTCPLPGIYFFTYHVLMRGGDGTSMWADLKKNGLVRASAIAQDADQNYDYASNSVILHLDVGDEVCVQLDGGKVHGGNTNKYSTFSGFLIYPD, from the exons ATGGTTCTTATACTGTTGGTGGCCATTCCCTTGCTGGTCCACACCGCCAAAGGGAGAAACTCCGGAAATGCAGGGAGTCATTATGAAATGCTTGGAAGCTGCAGGATGGTATGTGACCCCTACGTGACATCTCAGCCAGGTCAGGAGCTGACGGCTGTTTCTCCACCGCCCCAGGATTATTCTGGGAAGAAGATTAAGTCTGGGTTTCGTGGGTCACCGGGGATACCTGGCCCCCCAGGAGCACGTGGACCACCTGGAGAGCCAGGCAAACCGGGGCCACAGGGACCTCCCGGTCCGGGTCCTGGTGGCTATTCCCCTTCACTGTACACCCCGAAAATCGCCTTTTACGCAGGGCTACGCAAGCAGCACGAGGGGAATGAAGTCCTGAAATTTGATGACGTTGTGACCAACGTCGGCAACTACTATGAGCCCAGCACCGGCAAGTTCACCTGTCCTCTGCCTGGCATCTACTTCTTCACCTACCACGTTCTAATGAGGGGTGGGGACGGGACCAGCATGTGGGCGGACCTCAAGAAGAACGGACTG GTAAGAGCCAGCGCCATTGCTCAGGACGCTGATCAGAATTACGACTACGCCTCCAACAGTGTGATCCTGCATTTGGACGTGGGCgatgaggtgtgtgtgcagctggaTGGAGGGAAGGTCCACGGAgggaacacaaacaaatacagcacCTTCTCAGGCTTTCTCATCTACCCAGACTAA
- the zgc:153867 gene encoding myosin light polypeptide 6 has product MSDFSEDQIIEFKESFLLFDKTGEQKISYSQCGDVMRALGQNPINAEVLKVLGNLKPEELATKMLDFEQFLPMFQAIAKNKDQGSMEDFVEGLRVFDKEGNGTVMGAELRHVLTTLGEKMSEEEVEMLLAGHEDTNGCINYEELVRMVMNG; this is encoded by the exons ATG TCTGACTTCTCTGAAGACCAGATCATCG AGTTTAAGGAGTCATTCTTGCTGTTCGACAAGACCGGGGAGCAGAAGATCAGCTACAGCCAGTGTGGGGATGTCATGCGGGCCCTGGGGCAGAACCCCATCAACGCCGAGGTGCTCAAAGTCCTGGGAAACCTTAAGCCTGAGG AGTTGGCCACCAAGATGTTAGACTTTGAGCAGTTCCTGCCCATGTTCCAGGCCATCGCTAAGAACAAAGATCAGGGCTCCATGGAGGATTTCGTGGAGGGACTGCGTGTCTTTGACAAGGAGGGCAACGGCACAGTAATGGGAGCAGAGCTTCGTCACGTCCTCACCACTTTAG GTGAGAAAATGtcggaggaggaagtggagatgCTCTTGGCGGGGCATGAAGATACAAATGGCTGCATCAACTATGAAG AACTGGTCAGGATGGTCATGAACGGGTGA